One region of bacterium genomic DNA includes:
- a CDS encoding ABC transporter ATP-binding protein encodes MLRVEHLKKCYDEFVAVKDISFEVRAGEVFGLLGPNGAGKTTTIRMIIHMIKPDTGQIYFKDSLSNGDTTEHIGYLPEERGLYKKSKVRETAVYFAMLKGLTKKTAEQRVDLWLERFELKDFSNNSCEELSKGMQQKVQFIAALVHEPELIILDEPFSGLDPVNQIFFRDIINELAQQGKTVLLSAHQMDHIEKMCERICIVNRGEVVAYDTIESLRNEMDDQQVRITCNSPEKEKLFAAGLLTNIIMTNTGLEGRLNEPQGFPQLLQAVGKIADIQKIEKVRPTLEQIFIRKVKS; translated from the coding sequence ATGCTTCGAGTAGAACACTTAAAAAAATGTTATGATGAATTCGTTGCGGTGAAAGATATCTCTTTTGAGGTTCGCGCGGGCGAGGTCTTTGGCCTGCTTGGGCCGAATGGCGCCGGGAAAACCACCACGATTCGCATGATCATTCACATGATCAAACCGGACACAGGACAGATCTACTTCAAAGACAGCCTGAGCAACGGCGATACGACGGAACATATCGGCTATCTTCCGGAGGAACGCGGCCTTTACAAAAAAAGTAAAGTTCGTGAAACGGCCGTTTATTTTGCCATGCTCAAAGGCCTCACAAAAAAGACGGCAGAACAACGGGTCGATCTATGGTTAGAGAGATTTGAACTCAAGGATTTTTCCAATAATTCTTGTGAAGAACTTTCCAAGGGGATGCAACAAAAAGTGCAGTTCATCGCTGCGCTTGTGCACGAACCGGAGTTAATCATTCTGGACGAACCTTTTTCCGGGCTCGATCCGGTCAATCAGATCTTTTTCAGAGATATTATCAATGAACTGGCTCAACAGGGCAAAACCGTTCTGCTCTCGGCGCATCAAATGGATCACATTGAAAAAATGTGCGAGCGGATCTGTATTGTTAATCGCGGCGAAGTCGTTGCCTATGACACGATCGAAAGCCTCCGAAATGAAATGGACGATCAGCAAGTTCGAATCACATGCAATTCGCCGGAAAAGGAAAAATTATTTGCTGCAGGATTGTTAACGAATATTATTATGACTAACACCGGTTTAGAGGGCCGGTTGAATGAGCCTCAGGGATTCCCGCAACTACTACAGGCGGTCGGCAAAATTGCCGACATTCAAAAAATCGAGAAAGTTCGCCCGACGCTGGAGCAAATTTTTATTCGGAAAGTGAAATCTTAA